A genomic segment from Neobacillus sp. YX16 encodes:
- the liaF gene encoding cell wall-active antibiotics response protein LiaF, which translates to MLKNAKNDYTGWLVVIGVVVLLLEILFFNSGLIFSLLFSGGLIYLSRRKAGKKSGKVFFLAGIIILLISVFSMMTFKFLLLAILLHFIIQYSNSKKNPNKITLDIKESEQAGQEETLIKTKPLFENIFFGQQKTPSGVYEWNDINIQSGIGDTIIDLSYTVLPKGETIIFVRNIIGNIQIQVPYEIEVSVQHSCVVGSTTVLENHQSQVFNQAFHLKTAGYDQAEQKVKIFTSLLVGNLEVSRI; encoded by the coding sequence ATGTTAAAAAACGCAAAGAATGATTATACAGGATGGCTGGTTGTAATTGGGGTTGTCGTTCTGCTGCTAGAAATTCTATTTTTCAACAGTGGTCTTATATTCTCCCTTTTATTTTCTGGTGGACTTATATATCTAAGTAGAAGAAAAGCAGGGAAGAAGAGCGGGAAAGTTTTTTTTCTTGCAGGAATTATTATTCTTTTAATTAGTGTGTTTAGTATGATGACCTTCAAGTTTTTATTGCTTGCTATTCTCTTACATTTTATTATCCAATATTCTAACTCTAAAAAGAATCCAAATAAGATTACACTAGATATAAAAGAATCAGAGCAGGCCGGGCAGGAAGAGACGTTGATTAAGACCAAGCCGCTCTTTGAAAATATTTTTTTTGGCCAGCAAAAAACGCCTAGTGGTGTTTATGAATGGAATGACATTAACATCCAATCTGGAATTGGAGATACCATCATAGATCTTAGTTATACGGTTTTACCAAAAGGTGAAACCATCATCTTTGTTCGGAATATCATTGGAAATATACAAATTCAAGTGCCTTATGAAATTGAAGTAAGTGTACAACACTCATGTGTTGTAGGTTCTACAACGGTTTTAGAAAATCATCAGTCACAGGTTTTTAATCAAGCTTTCCATTTAAAGACAGCAGGTTACGATCAGGCAGAGCAAAAGGTGAAAATCTTTACATCCTTGCTGGTGGGGAATTTAGAGGTGAGCCGGATATGA
- a CDS encoding sensor histidine kinase, with amino-acid sequence MSTIQRQVIWNIGFSVIIALVVAAAFIIVFPIADWSELWNRHFMDIPFVVFIPAFSIAIGILLGIISGMFWRRQFQSVEHSLHQLEQGKQTGFVEKQSITEMQGIAEQIDKIGRQISEQAKLSQRLATEKVEDQEARIQEIIEQERNRLARELHDSVSQQLFAASMMMSAINTTKQSSNEEDREAKQLKMVEEMIHQSQLEMRALLLHLRPVALKNKTLQEGIEELLIELSQKVTMEIKWKVEAFPLDKGIEDHLFRILQESVSNTLRHSKAIKLEVLLIKRDDLVILRIVDDGIGFEVDNMKAGSYGMQNMHERALEVGGTLKVISVKSKGTRLEVKVPVMKNGDGVND; translated from the coding sequence ATGAGTACCATCCAAAGGCAGGTTATTTGGAATATCGGCTTTTCTGTCATCATTGCTCTTGTTGTGGCTGCTGCCTTTATCATTGTTTTTCCAATTGCTGATTGGTCAGAATTATGGAATAGACATTTCATGGATATCCCATTTGTTGTTTTTATTCCGGCATTCAGTATTGCCATTGGGATATTATTGGGCATTATTTCAGGTATGTTCTGGAGAAGACAGTTTCAGTCTGTTGAACATTCCTTACACCAGTTGGAGCAGGGGAAACAGACTGGATTCGTTGAAAAGCAATCCATAACGGAAATGCAAGGTATTGCCGAACAAATTGATAAGATAGGCAGGCAAATTTCTGAACAAGCCAAGCTTTCACAACGTTTGGCTACAGAAAAAGTAGAAGACCAGGAAGCGAGAATACAAGAAATTATTGAACAGGAACGAAACCGTCTGGCGCGTGAGCTACATGATTCAGTCAGTCAGCAGCTATTTGCTGCCTCCATGATGATGTCTGCCATTAATACAACAAAGCAAAGTTCCAATGAGGAGGATAGGGAAGCAAAACAGTTGAAAATGGTTGAAGAGATGATACATCAATCACAACTTGAAATGCGCGCCCTGCTTCTTCATTTGCGTCCTGTTGCGTTAAAAAATAAAACGCTGCAGGAAGGAATTGAAGAGCTATTAATCGAATTATCTCAGAAAGTAACAATGGAAATTAAGTGGAAGGTGGAAGCGTTTCCGCTTGATAAGGGAATTGAAGATCATCTTTTCCGTATCCTCCAAGAGTCTGTATCCAATACGCTTCGGCACTCAAAAGCAATCAAACTTGAAGTTTTATTGATAAAGCGGGATGACCTAGTCATATTAAGAATTGTTGATGACGGGATTGGCTTTGAAGTCGATAACATGAAGGCTGGTTCCTATGGTATGCAGAATATGCACGAGCGGGCGCTTGAAGTTGGGGGAACTTTAAAGGTAATTAGTGTAAAGAGCAAAGGTACAAGGCTGGAAGTAAAGGTACCTGTTATGAAAAATGGAGATGGTGTAAATGATTAG
- a CDS encoding response regulator transcription factor, with amino-acid sequence MIRVVFVDDHEMVRIGVSAYLSAQPDIEVVGEAADGKKGVELALELRPDIILMDLVMKEMDGIEATRQIIEAWPDAKVIIVTSFLDDEKVYPALEAGATSYMLKTSKADEIANAVRATYHGQSVLEPEVTGKMMVKMRQKHQHLPHEELTSREMEILMLMAQGKTNQDIADELYIALKTVKTHVSNILSKLNVQDRTQAVIYAFKHSLIK; translated from the coding sequence ATGATTAGAGTAGTATTTGTCGATGATCATGAGATGGTGAGAATTGGAGTTTCTGCTTATCTATCAGCACAGCCAGACATTGAAGTGGTGGGTGAGGCAGCTGATGGAAAAAAGGGTGTAGAGCTAGCACTTGAGCTTAGGCCTGATATTATTTTAATGGATTTAGTGATGAAGGAAATGGACGGGATTGAAGCAACAAGACAAATTATTGAAGCATGGCCAGATGCAAAAGTAATTATTGTCACTAGCTTTTTAGATGATGAAAAAGTATATCCTGCACTAGAAGCCGGTGCTACCAGCTATATGCTAAAAACATCAAAAGCAGATGAAATCGCTAATGCTGTCCGCGCTACATATCATGGCCAGTCCGTTCTTGAACCAGAAGTAACAGGAAAAATGATGGTGAAAATGCGCCAGAAACATCAACACCTACCACATGAAGAACTGACCAGCCGTGAAATGGAAATTCTAATGTTAATGGCACAGGGAAAAACAAATCAAGACATAGCGGATGAACTATATATCGCCTTAAAAACAGTTAAAACCCATGTCAGTAATATATTAAGTAAACTAAATGTTCAAGATCGGACACAAGCTGTTATTTATGCATTTAAGCATTCATTAATAAAGTAA
- the efeO gene encoding iron uptake system protein EfeO has protein sequence MKLLEFSGCLLLSSSLLFGCANSNENSAQGSLKESKNTVSESESLAGVTDEYRKYAIGEIEEFVKATEAFTTAVKNGDVEKAKSLYASSRVHYERAEPIAEVFGELDPKIDAREGDVPEAEWGGYHRIEKGLWVENTTTGYEQYAEQLMKDVNLLRAKADTVEVTPDLLITGAVDLLNEVSTSKVTGEEDRYSHTDLFDFAANVEGADKIFQLLNPALKEKDEELSKEIQTRFDEVFSLLNKHKNDEGYKVYTDLSEAEVKELSQAIDALAEPLSEIGIVTEAL, from the coding sequence ATGAAATTATTGGAATTTTCTGGTTGTTTGCTATTATCTAGCAGTCTGTTATTTGGTTGTGCCAATTCAAATGAGAATTCAGCACAAGGGAGCTTAAAGGAATCAAAGAATACCGTATCAGAATCAGAATCGCTTGCTGGGGTTACGGATGAATACCGTAAGTATGCCATAGGAGAAATTGAAGAATTTGTAAAGGCAACGGAGGCTTTTACAACAGCAGTTAAAAATGGAGATGTAGAAAAAGCTAAATCACTATATGCATCATCAAGAGTGCACTATGAGCGAGCAGAGCCGATAGCTGAAGTATTTGGAGAACTTGATCCGAAAATTGATGCGCGTGAAGGCGATGTTCCTGAGGCCGAGTGGGGAGGCTACCACCGTATCGAAAAAGGCTTATGGGTTGAAAACACAACTACTGGTTATGAACAATATGCAGAGCAGCTGATGAAAGACGTAAATCTTTTACGTGCAAAGGCAGATACAGTCGAAGTCACGCCTGACCTCTTAATTACAGGGGCGGTAGACCTCTTAAATGAAGTATCCACTTCAAAAGTGACTGGGGAAGAGGATCGCTATTCTCATACTGATTTATTTGACTTTGCTGCGAATGTAGAAGGTGCGGACAAAATTTTCCAACTTTTAAATCCGGCTTTAAAGGAAAAGGATGAGGAACTTTCAAAGGAAATTCAAACCCGCTTCGATGAAGTTTTTAGCCTATTAAATAAGCATAAAAACGATGAAGGATACAAGGTCTATACGGATTTGTCAGAAGCTGAGGTAAAGGAACTTAGTCAAGCAATTGATGCGCTTGCTGAACCACTCTCGGAAATCGGAATTGTAACGGAGGCATTATAG
- the efeB gene encoding iron uptake transporter deferrochelatase/peroxidase subunit, whose translation MSRNEYIIEGESLEVKKISRRDILKTAGVGGVGVLIGASGIGGLLSITEGKASSAKAQDVVSFYGKHQSGITTKPQNHVYFAALDVTTSRKEDLITLFKEWTLASALMSEGKPIGELSSNEFLPPKDTGEAEGLSASNLTITFGVGPSLFVKHNQDRFGLKHKQPKELTELPAFSLDALEEEWTGGDLCIQACADDIQVAFHAVRNLIRIARGKAVLRWAQPGFQRTKQADAKEGTPRNLFGFKDGTVNPDVKSEKQMNEHVWVQPGDGPNWLQNGSYLVVRRIQMFIEVWDRTNLKEQENTFGRYRDSGAPFGQKYEFDKLDLNHKQPNGEDTIPVDSHVRLSHGDGSQQILRRGYSYSNGMDLKTGSFDAGLLFLSFQRSPSKQFIPIQKRLSKMDKLNEYISHRGSALFACLPGTKQGGFIGETLFT comes from the coding sequence ATGTCTAGGAATGAGTACATCATTGAAGGGGAATCTCTTGAAGTGAAGAAAATTTCACGAAGGGATATTTTGAAAACAGCTGGAGTTGGTGGTGTTGGGGTCCTAATTGGTGCATCTGGAATAGGAGGCTTGTTGTCTATTACAGAAGGGAAGGCATCAAGCGCGAAAGCGCAGGACGTTGTTTCATTTTATGGAAAGCACCAAAGTGGAATTACGACAAAACCGCAAAACCATGTTTATTTTGCCGCCTTAGATGTGACAACTTCTAGAAAAGAAGATTTAATAACGCTTTTTAAAGAATGGACGCTTGCTTCAGCATTAATGTCTGAGGGTAAACCAATCGGAGAGCTCTCTAGTAATGAATTCCTTCCGCCAAAAGATACGGGAGAGGCTGAAGGATTATCTGCCTCTAATTTAACGATTACTTTTGGGGTGGGTCCTAGTCTTTTTGTAAAGCATAACCAAGACCGATTTGGATTGAAACATAAGCAGCCTAAAGAACTAACAGAACTTCCCGCTTTTTCATTAGATGCATTAGAAGAGGAATGGACTGGAGGAGATTTATGTATTCAGGCTTGTGCGGATGATATTCAAGTGGCATTTCATGCGGTAAGAAACCTAATTCGAATTGCTAGGGGAAAGGCTGTTTTAAGATGGGCACAGCCAGGATTTCAGAGAACGAAGCAGGCAGATGCAAAAGAAGGAACACCTAGGAACCTGTTTGGTTTCAAGGATGGAACAGTAAATCCTGATGTGAAAAGTGAAAAACAGATGAATGAACATGTTTGGGTTCAGCCAGGTGATGGACCGAATTGGCTTCAGAATGGCAGTTACCTTGTTGTTCGAAGAATACAAATGTTTATTGAAGTCTGGGATCGTACCAATTTAAAGGAACAGGAAAATACTTTTGGAAGATATCGTGACAGTGGTGCACCTTTTGGTCAAAAATATGAATTTGATAAACTTGACTTAAACCACAAACAGCCAAACGGAGAAGATACAATCCCTGTAGATTCGCATGTTCGGTTATCACATGGAGATGGATCGCAGCAAATTCTCCGCAGGGGTTATTCTTACTCAAATGGAATGGATCTGAAGACGGGGAGCTTTGACGCAGGTCTACTTTTCTTAAGTTTCCAACGTTCACCAAGTAAACAATTCATTCCAATACAAAAGAGACTTTCAAAAATGGATAAGTTGAATGAATATATTTCACATCGAGGCAGTGCCCTTTTCGCCTGTTTACCAGGAACTAAACAGGGAGGTTTTATAGGAGAGACACTATTTACATAA
- a CDS encoding FTR1 family protein, with protein MQMSWKPFILFLSLFIFFQTAHHMAAAENHDELFVLIGDSLMKVKSGDHKTVSNNIEQFAMEWMKIKKSNSEQAKLVDQDLEKVQSILAKGNVEKEILSNSLSALSSSLVKYDTEQHPVDRTKQTVKVKKLLPLLENLKGSILDGNVANIKIQYQTLMDQWNASEKIVHDESIASYGNIEKNMALIRISITQNPVDLTKAETNVDKLTQEVENFLAGKFSNEVKGDFSLTDLSTLIKKTEKEIANKEYKSSIQHLNDILNIWPIVEGEVQTRDSKLYSDIETKIPTAISILSSDKVNGPKALAIVKDLNTKLEPLISKTNYSFWDSALILLREGIEGLLIIATLLAFLRKMGQSSQQKWIWAGVAGGILASALLAVLINIIFSKITAASSREYIEGITGILAVVMMLSVGAWLHKKSSIENWNKYVKQQMQQAIAKGSLFSFAIISFLSVFREGAETIIFYTGITPYISTRQLVMGIVLAVIILAIFGFAIIYYSVKIPIHVFFKAATFVIYFLAFKMLGISIHALQISKFFSTSTVINFPFVDWIGLYPTWETTLPQLLLVVVILFMTWLVRKQTITKNV; from the coding sequence ATGCAAATGTCATGGAAGCCCTTCATATTATTTTTATCTTTATTCATTTTTTTTCAAACTGCCCACCACATGGCGGCAGCAGAAAATCATGACGAGCTGTTTGTCCTAATTGGCGATAGTTTAATGAAAGTAAAATCAGGTGATCATAAAACGGTTTCGAATAACATTGAACAGTTTGCTATGGAATGGATGAAAATCAAGAAGTCTAATAGTGAACAGGCGAAGTTGGTTGATCAAGATTTGGAAAAGGTTCAAAGTATACTCGCAAAAGGGAACGTAGAAAAAGAGATACTTTCTAATAGTCTCTCAGCATTATCAAGTTCCCTGGTAAAGTATGATACAGAACAACACCCTGTAGATCGAACAAAACAAACAGTCAAAGTCAAAAAATTGCTCCCGCTCCTAGAGAATCTGAAAGGATCTATTTTGGATGGGAATGTAGCTAATATAAAGATCCAGTATCAAACACTAATGGATCAATGGAATGCTTCGGAAAAAATCGTTCATGATGAAAGTATTGCTTCTTACGGGAATATTGAAAAAAACATGGCTTTAATCCGAATTTCAATTACTCAAAACCCTGTGGATCTAACAAAGGCTGAAACGAATGTAGATAAATTAACACAGGAAGTGGAGAACTTTTTAGCCGGTAAATTTTCGAACGAGGTTAAAGGTGATTTTTCTTTAACAGACCTTTCTACTCTAATAAAGAAAACAGAAAAAGAGATTGCCAATAAGGAATATAAGAGTTCTATTCAGCATTTAAATGACATCCTCAACATTTGGCCAATAGTTGAAGGGGAAGTACAAACGAGAGACAGTAAGTTATATAGTGACATTGAAACAAAAATTCCAACAGCTATCAGTATTCTAAGTTCGGATAAGGTGAATGGTCCAAAGGCATTGGCTATAGTTAAGGATTTAAATACCAAATTAGAACCATTAATTAGTAAAACCAATTATTCATTTTGGGATTCTGCACTTATTTTATTAAGGGAAGGGATAGAAGGATTATTAATCATTGCAACCTTACTTGCATTTTTAAGGAAAATGGGTCAGTCATCTCAACAGAAATGGATTTGGGCAGGAGTGGCAGGTGGAATCTTAGCAAGTGCATTACTTGCAGTTCTTATCAATATTATTTTCTCTAAGATTACTGCAGCTTCGAGTCGAGAATATATTGAAGGAATAACGGGTATATTGGCTGTGGTTATGATGTTATCGGTTGGAGCATGGCTTCATAAAAAATCAAGTATTGAAAATTGGAATAAGTATGTAAAGCAGCAGATGCAACAAGCGATTGCAAAAGGAAGCCTCTTTTCATTTGCCATAATCAGTTTTCTTTCGGTTTTCCGTGAAGGGGCCGAGACGATTATTTTTTACACTGGAATAACACCGTATATAAGCACGCGGCAACTTGTTATGGGGATTGTTCTAGCAGTAATCATTTTAGCTATTTTCGGCTTTGCGATTATTTACTACAGTGTAAAAATTCCAATTCATGTATTTTTTAAAGCAGCAACATTTGTGATTTATTTCTTAGCGTTTAAAATGCTCGGAATTAGTATCCACGCTTTACAGATTTCTAAGTTTTTTTCGACGAGCACAGTTATTAACTTCCCGTTTGTTGATTGGATTGGATTGTACCCTACATGGGAAACGACTTTACCGCAATTATTGTTAGTTGTTGTTATTCTCTTTATGACTTGGCTGGTTAGAAAACAGACGATAACAAAAAATGTTTAG
- a CDS encoding oligosaccharide flippase family protein produces MGIFYKGILFLALSAFLGEGVEFLVNLILAKELGKHGLGLYMSILPSIYLLVLLSSFELPVSISKFVAEKEEKFHRNILYHAITITIIFTCILFVFATVLMPFISVFNGYHPYTRWLIILLVPVISFTSVARGYFMGRHQMGKIAIANFIRKSVQLVLLFLLFRFFQFDSEAAVLIAIASFIGSEIAVFLYLCFTLIIQFQQLKRMPFSNLNRKAVRKNLMAVSVPTTGLRLFSALTGAIQPFLIKAALVQSGLSETIATEHFGMLMGVAVSIGFFPAFIAHSLMTVLIPAVSKTYSMRDYTTLQKMLSQVMTLTFLYGVPAVVVFYIFARPLTSIFFDSSTAAIYLQMLWPFFLFHFFVMPMQAMLIGLGLIKETFIHAIWSTIVSFAIIIVLASRPEWRMEGVIIAMNTGSVLLALMHYLSICKKIGVSIFMKGFIQKNN; encoded by the coding sequence ATGGGTATCTTTTACAAAGGAATCTTATTTTTAGCCCTTTCTGCTTTTTTAGGGGAAGGTGTTGAATTCTTAGTCAATTTAATTCTTGCAAAAGAATTGGGCAAGCATGGATTAGGTTTATATATGTCTATACTGCCCTCCATTTATTTACTAGTTCTTTTGTCAAGCTTTGAATTGCCGGTTTCCATATCAAAGTTTGTTGCTGAAAAAGAGGAAAAGTTCCATCGAAATATCCTATACCATGCTATTACAATCACCATTATTTTTACGTGTATCCTGTTCGTGTTTGCCACAGTTCTCATGCCTTTTATATCCGTATTTAATGGATACCATCCTTATACAAGATGGCTCATTATTCTGCTAGTTCCTGTTATATCCTTTACCTCAGTAGCACGGGGTTATTTTATGGGCAGGCACCAAATGGGGAAAATCGCCATTGCCAATTTCATAAGAAAATCAGTACAACTCGTGTTGCTATTTTTGTTGTTTCGCTTTTTCCAATTTGACTCAGAAGCAGCCGTTCTGATTGCGATTGCCTCATTTATTGGCAGTGAAATTGCTGTATTCCTTTATTTATGCTTCACATTAATTATTCAATTTCAGCAGTTAAAACGAATGCCCTTTTCCAATTTAAATCGTAAGGCTGTCCGAAAAAATTTAATGGCTGTCTCTGTGCCAACGACAGGATTGAGACTTTTCTCCGCACTAACAGGTGCGATACAGCCCTTTTTAATTAAGGCTGCACTGGTCCAGTCTGGACTATCCGAAACCATTGCTACCGAGCATTTTGGGATGCTAATGGGCGTTGCCGTTTCTATTGGATTTTTCCCTGCATTTATAGCTCATTCCTTAATGACGGTTCTAATACCAGCTGTTTCGAAAACATATTCGATGAGAGACTACACCACACTGCAAAAAATGCTTTCGCAAGTAATGACACTTACATTCCTTTACGGCGTACCGGCGGTGGTAGTTTTCTATATATTTGCCCGACCGCTCACGTCGATATTTTTTGATTCATCTACTGCAGCAATTTACTTACAAATGCTCTGGCCGTTTTTCCTATTCCATTTCTTTGTCATGCCGATGCAGGCAATGTTAATTGGTTTAGGACTTATAAAGGAAACCTTTATACATGCTATTTGGTCTACGATTGTTTCCTTTGCTATCATCATTGTCTTAGCTTCACGCCCCGAATGGCGGATGGAAGGCGTGATCATCGCGATGAATACCGGATCCGTTTTATTGGCATTGATGCACTATTTAAGCATTTGTAAAAAAATTGGCGTTTCTATTTTTATGAAAGGCTTCATCCAGAAAAATAATTAG
- a CDS encoding RNA polymerase sigma factor, whose product MIDSFEEIVKEHGKAIFNYIFSLVKQKELAEDLYQEVLVSAYLAFHTIKEPARLKGWLFTIARNKCRDYWRKENKTKQFWKEEVYSYSTTVESPPLPEEEVLHKYSTEKMVESVKALPEIYQSTLILYYFKDLTLIEISKRKNIPISTVKTRMKRGKDHLRPKLQSFA is encoded by the coding sequence ATGATAGATTCGTTTGAAGAAATAGTGAAAGAACATGGGAAAGCCATTTTCAACTATATATTTTCTTTAGTTAAACAAAAAGAACTTGCAGAGGACCTCTATCAGGAGGTTTTGGTATCTGCCTATTTGGCTTTTCATACCATTAAGGAACCCGCTAGATTAAAAGGCTGGTTGTTTACGATAGCAAGAAATAAGTGTCGGGATTATTGGCGGAAGGAAAATAAAACAAAACAGTTTTGGAAGGAAGAGGTGTATTCATACTCGACAACAGTTGAATCACCGCCTCTTCCCGAAGAAGAGGTACTACATAAATATTCAACCGAAAAAATGGTTGAAAGTGTAAAAGCATTACCAGAAATATACCAATCTACACTAATTCTCTATTATTTTAAAGACCTTACCTTAATTGAAATATCAAAAAGAAAAAACATCCCCATATCTACAGTAAAAACAAGAATGAAAAGGGGAAAGGATCACTTAAGACCAAAGCTCCAATCCTTTGCATAA